A region from the Linepithema humile isolate Giens D197 chromosome 1, Lhum_UNIL_v1.0, whole genome shotgun sequence genome encodes:
- the Brr2 gene encoding U5 small nuclear ribonucleoprotein 200 kDa helicase has product MADAAARQLQYEYKANSNLVLQADVRLIERRSRDEATGEVMSLVGKLDGTRMGDRAQRTKPGKAEERKVKRQKRDEAQYDFARMKGATLLSEGVDEMVGIVYRPKTQETRQTYEVLLSFIQEALGDQPRDILCGAADEVLAVLKNDRLKEKEKKKETELLLGLLAEERFALLVNLGKKITDFGSDEKSTTNDENIDETYGINVQFEESSEEDDEDVYGEVRENDDEGDEGEEANDDRAIHAENLGGTEEMKKEKPLHPLDIDAYWLQRRLSRIYDDAMVSQARAAEVLAVLKDAADDRECENQLVLLLGYDCFDFIKQLKKYRHTVAYCTMLASSQSESERQKIRNKMNDEPVLAKILRQLDTGKGDDDADETMEARSQRKRREENEDTGGPGGQVQGTRNLIDLEDLIFAQGSHFMANKRCQLPDGSFRKQRKGYEEVHVPALKPKPFSDSEKLHPIEQLPKYVQPAFEGFKTLNRIQSRLYQTALESDENLLLCAPTGAGKTNVALLCMMREIGKHINADGTINADEFKVIYVAPMRSLVQEMVGNFRKRLSTYNLTVSELTGDHQLTREQIAATQVIVCTPEKWDIITRKGGEKTFTSLVRLIIIDEIHLLHDERGPVLEALVARTIRNIETTQEDVRLVGLSATLPNYQDVAAFLRIKQETGLFYFDNSFRPVALEQQYIGVTEKKALKRFQVMNEIVYEKTMEHAGRNQVLIFVHSRKETGKTARAIRDMCLEKDTLGQFLREGSASMEVLRTEAEQVKNQELKDLLPYGFAIHHAGMTRVDRTLVEDLFADRHIQVLVSTATLAWGVNLPAHTVIIKGTQVYNPEKGRWVELGALDVLQMLGRAGRPQYDTKGEGILITNHSELQYYLSLLNQQLPIESQLISKMSDMLNAEVVLGTIQNIRDAVTWLGYTYLYIRMLRCPNLYGISHDKLKQDPLLELHRADLIHSAAVGLDRSGLIKYDRKSGNFQATELGRIASHYYCTHETMSTYNQLLKRTLSEIELFRVFSLSGEFKNINVREEEKLELQKLMERVPIPVKESIEEPSAKVNVLLQAYISQLKLEGFALMSDMVFVTQSASRLMRAIFEIVLFRGWAQLADKCLSLCKMIDRRMWQSMSPLRQFRKMPEEIVKKIEKKNFPWERLYDLGPNEIGELIRVPKLGKTIHKYVHQFPKLGLSTHIQPITRSTLRVVLTITPDFQWDEKVHGMSEAFWILVEDVDSEVILHHEYFLLKAKYAADEHVIKFFVPVFEPLPPQYFLRVVSDRWIGAETQLPVSFRHLILPEKNLPPTELLDLQALPITALRNAKFENIYAEFPQFNPIQTQVFNAVYNSDDNVFVGAPTGSGKTTIAEFAVLRLLTQNSEGRCVYMVSKEALAELVYADWAMKFGQQLARKVVLLTGETGTDLKLLVKGQIIITTADKWDVLSRRWKQRKNVQNIQLFIVDELQLIGGEEGPVLEVACSRARYISSQLDKPTRIIALSASLADAKDAAQWLGAPAAATFNFHPSVRPVPLELHVQGINVTHNASRLAAMAKPVYNAILRHAAHKPVIVFVPTRRQARLTAIDLLTFTAAEGQPSRFFHAEEADIKPFLDRMVDKTLKETLSQGVAYLHEGLSADDRRLVEQLFDSGAVQVAVATRDLCWGLSINSHLVVVMDTQCYNGKTHAYEDYPITDVLQMVARANRPLEDEDAKCVLLCQSSKKDFFKKFLNEPLPVESHLDRRLHDHFNAEIVTKTIENKQDAVDYLTWTFLYRRLTQNPNYYGLQGVTHRHLSDHLSELVESTLTDLEQAKCVAVEDEMDTLPLNLGMIAAYYYINYATIELFSLSLNNKTKIRGLLEIISAAAEYESVPVRQREENLLRSLAARLPHAPQATRMADPHVKAQLLLQAHLSRIQLGPELQKDTELVLGKAVRLIQACVDVLSSSGWLAPAVAAMELAQMVTQAMWSKDSYLKQLPHFTAETIKRCTDKGVETVFDVMELEDDDRNRLLQLTDAQMADVAKFCNRYPNIEMSYEVQDKDKLHSGGTVNVIVQLEREDEVTGPVVAPFFPQKREEGWWVVIGDPKSNSLLSIKRLTLQQKAKIKLDFVAPAPGQHSYTLYFMSDAYLGCDQEYKFTINVGEYESDASSGSDSD; this is encoded by the exons ATGGCGGATGCTGCGGCTCGTCAATTGCAATACGAATATAAAGCG AATTCTAATCTCGTTTTACAAGCTGACGTACGGTTAATAGAAAGACGTAGCCGAGATGAAGCCACCGGCGAAGTTATGTCCCTTGTGGGCAAATTGGATGGCACTCGCATGGGTGACAGAGCCCAACGTACCAAACCGGGCAAAGCAGAAGAGAGAAAAGTCAA acGTCAAAAACGCGATGAAGCGCAGTATGACTTTGCACGTATGAAAGGAGCAACATTGTTGTCCGAAGGTGTAGACGAAATGGTTGGTATTGTATATCGTCCAAAAACACAAGAAACACGTCAAACTTATGAGGTATTGCTCAGTTTCATACAAGAGGCTTTAGGCGATCAACCTCGCGATATTCTTTGTGGTGCGGCCGACGAAGTGCTAgcagtattaaaaaatgatcgacttaaggagaaagaaaagaagaaggagACGGAACTTTTACTTGGTTTGTTAGCAGAGGAGAGATTTGCGCTACTTGTAAATCTGGGGAAAAAAATCACAGATTTTGGTAGCGACGAAAAAAGTACAACAAATGATGAAAACATTGATGAAACGTACGGAATTAATGTACAGTTTGAAGAAAGCAGTGAAGAGGATGATGAAGATGTATATGGAGAGGTTCGTGAAAATGATGATGAAGGGGATGAAGGTGAAGAAGCTAATGATGACAGAGCTATTCATGCAGAAAAT TTGGGTGGAACAGAAGAAATGAAGAAAGAGAAACCATTGCATCCATTAGACATAGATGCATATTGGTTGCAAAGAAGATTAAGCAGGATATATGATGACGCTATGGTTTCACAAGCTAGAGCCGCCGAAGTATTAGCCGTTTTGAAAGACGCTGCAGATGATCGCGAATGCGAGAATCAACTTGTGCTTTTGTTGGGTTACGACTGCTTTGACTTTATTAAACAGCTTAAAAAATACAGGCACACAG TCGCGTACTGCACAATGCTGGCTTCGTCGCAGTCGGAATCGGAGAGACAGAAAATCCGTAACAAGATGAACGATGAACCGGTGCTCGCAAAAATCCTGCGACAATTAGACACGGGTAAAGGCGATGACGACGCCGATGAGACGATGGAAGCGAGATCACAACGCAAGAGACGGGAAGAGAATGAGGATACGGGAGGACCTGGAGGACAGGTTCAGGGTACGAGAAACTTAATAGACCTGGAAGACTTAATATTTGCTCAGGGAAGTCACTTCATGGCGAACAAACGTTGCCAGCTGCCCGATGGTTCTTTCCGAAAACAACGAAAAGG ATACGAAGAAGTCCACGTTCCAGCTCTGAAACCAAAGCCATTTTCCGATAGCGAGAAGCTACACCCGATCGAGCAATTGCCCAAGTATGTACAACCTGCTTTTGAAGGCTTTAAGACGCTAAATCGCATACAGAGTCGCTTGTACCAGACGGCGTTGGAAAGTGATGAGAATCTACTGTTGTGCGCGCCAACGGGAGCGGGTAAAACCAACGTGGCCTTGCTGTGCATGATGAGGGAGATCGGTAAGCACATAAACGCAGATGGCACGATTAACGCGGACGAATTCAAGGTGATCTACGTCGCCCCGATGCGTTCACTGGTGCAGGAAATGGTCGGCAATTTCCGCAAACGATTATCAACGTACAATCTCACAGTTTCGGAATTGACGGGCGATCATCAGTTGACGCGGGAGCAAATCGCCGCCACTCAGGTAATAGTGTGCACTCCGGAAAAGTGGGATATCATAACGAGGAAAGGCGGCGAGAAGACCTTCACGTCGCTGGTGCGATTAATTATCATCGACGAGATTCATTTGTTGCACGACGAGAGAGGTCCTGTCCTGGAAGCGTTGGTCGCGAGAACAATACGAAACATCGAAACCACCCAGGAAGACGTGCGACTCGTCGGTCTGTCGGCCACATTGCCGAATTATCAAGACGTCGCGGCGTTCTTGCGCATCAAGCAGGAGACGGGATTGTTCTATTTCGACAACAGCTTCCGCCCGGTGGCGTTGGAACAGCAGTACATCGGCGTTACCGAGAAGAAGGCGCTGAAACGCTTTCAGGTGATGAACGAAATCGTCTACGAGAAGACGATGGAGCACGCCGGCAGGAATCAGGTACTGATATTCGTGCACTCGCGCAAGGAGACCGGTAAGACGGCGCGCGCCATTAGAGACATGTGCCTGGAGAAAGACACTCTGGGCCAGTTCCTTAGAGAAGGTTCCGCGTCCATGGAGGTCCTGCGGACGGAAGCGGAGCAGGTGAAAAATCAAGAGCTCAAGGATCTGCTGCCGTACGGCTTCGCGATTCATCACGCCGGCATGACGCGAGTGGATCGCACGCTGGTGGAGGATCTCTTCGCCGACAGGCATATACAGGTGCTCGTATCCACGGCGACTTTAGCTTGGGGCGTGAATCTACCGGCCCACACAGTCATCATCAAGGGCACGCAGGTGTACAATCCGGAGAAGGGCAGGTGGGTGGAGCTGGGCGCGCTAGACGTGCTGCAAATGTTGGGACGAGCCGGTCGGCCGCAGTACGACACCAAGGGCGAGGGCATCCTTATCACGAATCACAGCGAGCTGCAGTACTACCTGTCGCTTCTGAATCAACAGCTGCCCATCGAGTCGCAATTGATCAGCAAGATGTCGGACATGTTGAACGCGGAGGTTGTGCTCGGCACGATACAAAATATCAGAGACGCGGTCACCTGGCTCGGCTATACTTATCTTTACATCAGAATGCTCCGTTGCCCGAATCTGTACGGGATCAGTCACGACAAATTGAAGCAGGACCCGTTGCTGGAGCTGCACAGGGCCGACCTGATACACTCGGCCGCCGTCGGACTGGATCGCAGCGGCCTGATCAAGTACGATCGCAAGTCCGGCAACTTCCAGGCGACCGAGCTGGGCAGAATAGCGTCGCACTATTATTGCACCCACGAGACGATGTCCACGTACAATCAGCTGCTGAAACGCACGTTGAGCGAGATCGAGCTGTTCCGCGTGTTCTCGCTGTCCGGCGAGTTCAAGAACATCAACGTCCGAGAGGAGGAGAAGCTGGAGCTGCAGAAGCTGATGGAGAGGGTGCCGATACCGGTGAAGGAGAGCATCGAGGAGCCGAGCGCGAAGGTGAACGTGTTGCTGCAGGCGTACATCTCGCAGTTGAAGCTCGAAGGATTCGCCCTCATGTCGGACATGGTGTTCGTCACGCAATCCGCCTCGCGTCTCATGCGCGCCATCTTCGAGATAGTGCTGTTTCGCGGCTGGGCGCAATTGGCGGACAAATGCTTGTCTCTTTGCAAGATGATCGACCGCAGGATGTGGCAGTCGATGTCGCCGTTGCGGCAATTCCGCAAAATGCCGGAGGAGATTGTGAAGAAGATCGAGAAGAAGAACTTCCCGTGGGAGAGATTGTACGATCTCGGGCCGAACGAGATCGGCGAGCTGATCCGCGTGCCGAAGCTCGGCAAGACCATACACAAGTACGTGCACCAGTTCCCGAAGCTGGGCCTGTCGACGCACATTCAACCGATCACCCGCTCCACCCTGCGCGTCGTGTTGACCATCACGCCGGACTTCCAGTGGGACGAGAAGGTGCACGGTATGTCGGAGGCGTTCTGGATCCTCGTCGAGGACGTGGACTCGGAAGTGATACTGCACCACGAGTACTTCCTGCTGAAGGCCAAGTACGCGGCCGACGAGCACGTGATCAAGTTCTTCGTGCCGGTGTTCGAGCCGCTGCCGCCGCAATACTTCCTGCGCGTCGTCTCCGACCGATGGATCGGCGCGGAAACGCAGCTGCCGGTGAGCTTCCGGCATTTGATACTGCCGGAGAAGAATCTACCGCCCACGGAACTGCTGGATCTGCAGGCACTGCCAATCACGGCGCTGCGCAACGCCAAGTTCGAGAACATCTACGCCGAGTTCCCGCAGTTCAACCCGATACAAACGCAGGTGTTCAACGCGGTGTACAATTCTGACGATAATGTGTTCGTCGGCGCGCCCACGGGTTCCGGTAAGACGACGATCGCGGAGTTCGCGGTGCTACGATTGCTCACGCAGAACTCGGAAGGCCGATGTGTCTATATGGTGAGCAAGGAAGCTCTGGCCGAACTAGTTTACGCCGATTGGGCGATGAAATTCGGTCAGCAACTCGCAAGAAAGGTCGTACTTCTGACTGGCGAGACGGGAACGGATCTGAAGCTGCTGGTCAAGGGACAGATAATTATCACGACGGCGGACAAGTGGGACGTGTTGTCGCGCAGATGGAAGCAGCGGAAGAACGTGCAGAACATTCAACTGTTTATCGTCGACGAGTTACAACTGATCGGCGGCGAGGAGGGCCCGGTGCTGGAAGTCGCGTGCTCGCGTGCACGTTACATCTCCTCGCAGCTCGACAAACCCACCCGGATAATAGCGTTGTCGGCCTCGTTAGCCGATGCCAAAGATGCCGCGCAGTGGCTAGGCGCGCCGGCCGCGGCGACCTTCAACTTTCATCCGTCCGTGCGACCGGTGCCGTTGGAGCTGCACGTGCAAGGTATAAACGTGACGCACAACGCGTCGAGACTGGCCGCCATGGCGAAACCGGTGTACAACGCGATCCTGCGGCACGCCGCGCACAAACCGGTGATCGTGTTCGTGCCTACGCGCCGGCAAGCGCGACTGACGGCTATCGATCTGCTGACGTTCACGGCAGCCGAGGGTCAACCGTCGAGATTCTTCCACGCGGAAGAAGCTGACATCAAGCCGTTCCTCGACCGAATGGTGGACAAGACGCTGAAGGAAACCTTGTCGCAGGGTGTGGCGTATCTTCACGAGGGTTTGTCGGCGGACGATCGTCGCTTGGTCGAGCAGCTATTCGACAGCGGCGCGGTTCAGGTCGCGGTTGCCACGAGGGATCTCTGCTGGGGCTTATCCATCAATTCTCATCTCGTGGTTGTCATGGACACACAGTGCTACAACGGTAAGACGCACGCCTACGAAGATTACCCGATTACGGACGTTTTGCAGATGGTGGCGCGGGCGAATCGTCCACTGGAAGACGAGGACGCGAAATGCGTGCTCTTGTGTCAAAGTTCGAAGAAGGACTTCTTCAAGAAGTTCCTGAACGAGCCGCTGCCGGTGGAAAGCCACCTGGATCGCCGATTGCACGATCATTTCAACGCGGAAATTGTGACAAAAACGATTGAAAACAAGCAGGACGCCGTGGATTATCTCACGTGGACCTTCCTGTACCGGCGGCTCACCCAGAATCCCAATTATTATGGCTTGCAAGGCGTAACGCATCGGCATCTCTCGGACCACTTGTCCGAGCTGGTCGAAAGCACGCTGACCGACCTGGAGCAGGCCAAATGCGTCGCCGTTGAGGACGAGATGGATACTTTGCCGCTCAATCTGGGAATGATCGCCGCCTATTACTATATCAATTACGCCACTATCGAGCTGTTCAGCTTGTCTCTCAATAACAAGACGAAAATCAGAGGCTTGCTAGAGATTATTTCAGCGGCAGCCGAGTACGAGAGCGTGCCGGTACGACAGAGAGAGGAAAATCTGCTGAGAAGTCTGGCCGCGCGTTTACCGCACGCGCCGCAAGCCACCAGAATGGCCGATCCTCATGTGAAGGCGCAGCTTCTGCTGCAGGCTCACTTGTCGAGGATACAGCTGGGCCCGGAACTGCAAAAGGACACCGAGCTTGTTCTAGGCAAGGCCGTGAGACTGATACAAGCGTGCGTCGATGTGCTGAGCTCGTCCGGATGGCTCGCGCCCGCCGTCGCCGCGATGGAACTCGCACAGATGGTGACGCAGGCAATGTGGTCCAAGGATTCTTATCTGAAGCAACTGCCGCACTTCACGGCGGAGACCATCAAGCGCTGCACCGACAAAGGCGTGGAAACTGTGTTCGATGTGATGGAGCTTGAGGACGACGACCGGAATCGGCTGCTGCAGCTCACAGACGCACAGATGGCAGACGTCGCCAAGTTCTGCAATCGCTATCCTAACATTGAGATGTCGTACGAGGTGCAGGACAAGGACAAACTGCACAGCGGCGGCACGGTGAATGTGATCGTGCAGCTGGAGCGGGAGGACGAGGTCACCGGACCTGTGGTCGCGCCGTTCTTCCCGCAAAAACGCGAGGAAGGTTGGTGGGTGGTGATCGGTGATCCGAAGAGTAACTCGCTGCTATCCATCAAACGGCTGACGTTGcaacagaaggcaaagattAAGCTGGACTTTGTCGCTCCGGCGCCCGGCCAGCATTCCTACACGTTGTACTTCATGAGCGACGCTTATCTGGGCTGTGATCAGGAGTACAAGTTCACCATTAACGTCGGAGAGTACGAATCAGACGCCAGCTCTGGTTCCGATtctgattga
- the LOC105679815 gene encoding KIF-binding protein-like isoform X1, whose amino-acid sequence MDSIIKLYFRQRIDQICKSSQSVSIGETTSTENVESVNVSKEFLEVLNISFQLKIQRATALLETKDLIDATESKIKMLFENIITLEAEEKDRKFDDIVALAITYFNMGLVYSDTELQDIVISETHFTTCVTLLKEKELERKAIVTIIRVLIELHTISHKLKQPEKSYSFLNTAMELYSKYTKEEIEYPDPINFNAILGMDDEKYQNSKIILENLQLTTLLSMSTLYEKNFHDKHKFVIYVHNILDQLTETISCTLKTYSFYWAMTSINLFQYFVHSYRFTEARNHMIAAEYMMKIFHEQVIEPLSNEKIDADIYSFLQKLDNIVYNNVNKFWGIYGAELLTASTNKLLHIEENNESSETDNSKSESVMKSKDLTKLLIFSDERKNFEGFAAHFPDKCVSNLNDAKSIFVNVLKCFNTVKKYFTIEEYFSDFVNISFAISEVYKCLATFEHDKSRQMKVHKRRIETLKIILGEFENVARNRNKRLRSFPRSVILTICTKLMSQMLGSHIAILDDKTNPLQLNVEKLGKKFTYEMGTNIDESVVDIIKLFERTVQSSNT is encoded by the exons ATGGATTCGATTATAAAGTTGTACTTCCGTCAACGGATTGACCAAATATGCAAATCTTCTCAATCTG TGTCTATTGGAGAAACGACGTCAACAGAAAACGTTGAAAGTGTGAACGTTAGTAAGGAATTTCTCGAAGttctaaatatatcatttcaattaaaaattcaacgtGCAACTGCGCTTTTAGAAACAAAAGACCTGATTGATGCTacagaaagtaaaataaaaatgttgtttgaaaatataattactttagaGGCAGAagagaaagatagaaagtttGATGACATTGTAGCCCTTGCGataacttattttaatatggGTCTGGTATACTCTGATACAGAATTGCAAGACATAGTTATTAGTGAAACTCATTTTACAACGTGTGTGACATTGTTAAAGGAGAAAGAACTGGAACGCAAAGCTATAGTTACAATTATCAGAGTGCTTATTGAATTGCATACCATTTCGCATAAACTCAAACAACCAGAGAAGagttattcatttttaaatacagcAATGGAACTATATTCGAAATATACAAAGGAAGAAATTGAATATCCTGATCCTATTAATTTCAATGCTATTCTTGGCATGgatgatgaaaaatatcaaaattctaaGATTATCCTAGAAAATCTTCAGTTAACAACTTTATTAAGCATGTCAActttgtatgaaaaaaatttccatgataagcataaatttgtaatatatgttcATAATATATTGGATCAGTTAACAGAAACAATTTCATGTACGCTCAAAACATACTCTTTTTATTGGGCTATgacatcaattaatttattccaatACTTTGTACACAGTTATCGCTTTACTGAAGCCAGAAATCATATGATTGCCGCGGAGTacatgatgaaaatatttcatgaacAAGTAATTGAACCATTAAGTAATGAAAAGATTGATGcagatatatattcatttttacaaaaactggataatattgtatataacaatgttaataaattctgGGGGATATATGGAGCTGAACTTTTAACTGcatcaacaaataaattattacatatagaAGAGAATAATGAGTCAAGCGAGACAGATAATTCAAAATCAGAATCAGTTATGAAATCTAAGGACTTAACaaaattactaatatttaGTGATGAAAGAAAGAACTTTGAAGGTTTTGCTGCTCATTTTCCAGATAAGTGTGTGTCAAATTTAAATGATGCCAAATCAATTTTCGTGAATgttttgaaatgttttaatacagtaaaaaaatattttaccataGAAGAGTATTTTTCAGACtttgtaaatatatcatttgCAATTTCGGaagtatataaatgtttagCCACTTTTGAACACGATAAAAGCAGACAAATGAAAGTACACAAAAGGCGAAtagaaactttgaaaattattcttggGGAATTCGAAAATGTAGCCAGAAAtcgtaataaaagattaaggaGTTTCCCCCGATCAGTTATCTTAACAATATGCACAAAGCTTATGAGTCAGATGTTAGGAAGTCACATCGCTATCTTGGATGATAAAACTAATCCTTTACAGTTAAATGTAGAAAAGTTaggtaaaaaatttacttatgaAATGGGAACAAATATTGATGAATCAGTAGTGGatataataaaactgtttGAACGTACTGTACAAAGTTCTAATACTTAA
- the LOC105679815 gene encoding KIF-binding protein-like isoform X2: MDSIIKLYFRQRIDQICKSSQSVSIGETTSTENVESVNVSKEFLEVLNISFQLKIQRATALLETKDLIDATESKIKMLFENIITLEAEEKDRKFDDIVALAITYFNMGLVYSDTELQDIVISETHFTTCVTLLKEKELERKAIVTIIRVLIELHTISHKLKQPEKSYSFLNTAMELYSKYTKEEIEYPDPINFNAILGMDDEKYQNSKIILENLQLTTLLSMSTLYEKNFHDKHKFVIYVHNILDQLTETISCTLKTYSFYWAMTSINLFQYFVHSYRFTEARNHMIAAEYMMKIFHEQVIEPLSNEKIDADIYSFLQKLDNIVYNNVNKFWGIYGAELLTASTNKLLHIEENNESSETDNSKSESVMKSKDLTKLLIFSDERKNFEGFAAHFPDKLCKYIICNFGSI; this comes from the exons ATGGATTCGATTATAAAGTTGTACTTCCGTCAACGGATTGACCAAATATGCAAATCTTCTCAATCTG TGTCTATTGGAGAAACGACGTCAACAGAAAACGTTGAAAGTGTGAACGTTAGTAAGGAATTTCTCGAAGttctaaatatatcatttcaattaaaaattcaacgtGCAACTGCGCTTTTAGAAACAAAAGACCTGATTGATGCTacagaaagtaaaataaaaatgttgtttgaaaatataattactttagaGGCAGAagagaaagatagaaagtttGATGACATTGTAGCCCTTGCGataacttattttaatatggGTCTGGTATACTCTGATACAGAATTGCAAGACATAGTTATTAGTGAAACTCATTTTACAACGTGTGTGACATTGTTAAAGGAGAAAGAACTGGAACGCAAAGCTATAGTTACAATTATCAGAGTGCTTATTGAATTGCATACCATTTCGCATAAACTCAAACAACCAGAGAAGagttattcatttttaaatacagcAATGGAACTATATTCGAAATATACAAAGGAAGAAATTGAATATCCTGATCCTATTAATTTCAATGCTATTCTTGGCATGgatgatgaaaaatatcaaaattctaaGATTATCCTAGAAAATCTTCAGTTAACAACTTTATTAAGCATGTCAActttgtatgaaaaaaatttccatgataagcataaatttgtaatatatgttcATAATATATTGGATCAGTTAACAGAAACAATTTCATGTACGCTCAAAACATACTCTTTTTATTGGGCTATgacatcaattaatttattccaatACTTTGTACACAGTTATCGCTTTACTGAAGCCAGAAATCATATGATTGCCGCGGAGTacatgatgaaaatatttcatgaacAAGTAATTGAACCATTAAGTAATGAAAAGATTGATGcagatatatattcatttttacaaaaactggataatattgtatataacaatgttaataaattctgGGGGATATATGGAGCTGAACTTTTAACTGcatcaacaaataaattattacatatagaAGAGAATAATGAGTCAAGCGAGACAGATAATTCAAAATCAGAATCAGTTATGAAATCTAAGGACTTAACaaaattactaatatttaGTGATGAAAGAAAGAACTTTGAAGGTTTTGCTGCTCATTTTCCAGATAA ACtttgtaaatatatcatttgCAATTTCGGaagtatataa
- the LOC105679816 gene encoding KIF-binding protein isoform X1 gives MDSIIKLYFRQRIDQICKSSQSVSIGETTSTENVESVNVSKEFLEVLNISFQLKIQRATALLETKDLIDATESKIKMLFENIITLEAEEKDRKFDDIVALAITYFNMGLVYSDTELQDIVISETHFTTCVTLLKEKELERKAIVTIIRVLIELHTISHKLKQPEKSYSFLNTAMELYSKYTKEEIEYPDPINFNAILGMDDEKYQNSKIILENLQLTTLLSMSTLYEKNFRDKHKFVIYVHNILDQLTETISCMLKAYPFYWAMTSINLFQYFVHSYRFIEARNHMIAAEYMMKMFHEQVIEPLSNEEIDAELYSLLQKLDNIGYNNVNKFWGIYGAELLTASTNKLLHIEENNEPSETDNSKSESVMKSKDLTKLLIFSDERKDFEGFAAHFPDECVSNLNDAKSIFVNVLKCFDTVKKYFTIKEYPTDFLDISIATSKVYKCLATFEQDKSRQIKLHKRRAETLRNISSELENICREKLRSPLFFFPIRKLLIEDLICDMTILDIKTAHLQLNVERLNREFTDEIKLSNEESITNIIQLFECALESFDVFFNAYN, from the exons ATGGATTCGATTATAAAGTTGTACTTCCGTCAACGGATTGACCAAATATGCAAATCTTCTCAATCTG TGTCTATTGGAGAAACGACGTCAACAGAAAACGTTGAAAGTGTGAACGTTAGTAAGGAATTTCTCGAAGttctaaatatatcatttcaattaaaaattcaacgtGCAACTGCGCTTTTAGAAACAAAAGACCTGATTGATGCTacagaaagtaaaataaaaatgttgtttgaaaatataattactttagaGGCAGAagagaaagatagaaagtttGATGACATTGTAGCCCTTGCGataacttattttaatatggGTCTGGTATACTCTGATACAGAATTGCAAGACATAGTTATTAGTGAAACTCATTTTACAACGTGTGTGACATTGTTAAAGGAGAAAGAACTGGAACGCAAAGCTATAGTTACAATTATCAGAGTGCTTATTGAATTGCATACCATTTCGCATAAACTCAAACAACCAGAGAAGagttattcatttttaaatacagcAATGGAACTATATTCGAAATATACAAAGGAAGAAATTGAATATCCTGATCCTATTAATTTCAATGCTATTCTTGGCATGgatgatgaaaaatatcaaaattctaaGATTATCCTAGAAAATCTTCAGTTAACAACTTTATTAAGCATGTCAActttgtatgaaaaaaatttccgtGATAagcataaatttgtaatatatgttcATAATATATTGGATCAGTTAACAGAAACAATTTCATGTATGCTCAAAGCATACCCTTTTTATTGGGCTATgacatcaattaatttattccaatACTTTGTACACAGTTATCGCTTTATTGAAGCCAGAAATCATATGATTGCCGCGGAGTACATGATGAAAATGTTTCATGAACAAGTAATTGAACCATTAAGTAATGAAGAGATTGATGCAGAATTATATTCACTTTTACAAAAACTGGATAATATTGGATAtaacaatgttaataaattctgGGGGATATATGGAGCTGAACTTTTAACTGcatcaacaaataaattattacatatagaAGAGAATAATGAGCCAAGCGAGACAGATAATTCAAAATCAGAATCAGTTATGAAATCTAAGGACTTAACaaaattactaatatttaGTGATGAAAGAAAGGACTTTGAAGGTTTTGCTGCTCATTTTCCAGATGAGTGTGTGTCAAATTTAAATGATGCCAAATCAATTTTCGTGAATGTTTTGAAATGTTTTGATAcagtaaagaaatattttaccatAAAAGAGTATCCTACAGACTTTCTAGATATATCAATAGCAACTTCCaaagtatataaatgtttagCAACTTTTGAACAAGATAAAAGcagacaaattaaattacacaaaCGGCGAGCAGAAactttgagaaatatttctaGTGAACTCGAAAATATATGTCGTGAAAAATTAAGGTCCCCTTTATTCTTCTTCCCAATACGAAAACTTCTGATTGAGGATTTAATATGTGACATGACTATCTTGGATATTAAAACCGCTCATTTACAGTTAAATGTAGAAAGGCTAAATAGAGAATTTactgatgaaataaaattaagtaatgaAGAATCAATAACGAATATAATACAACTGTTTGAATGTGCTTTAGAAAGttttgatgttttttttaatgcgtATAATTAA